CGGCGATGTGATCTTTGAAGTGGATGAAGGTCTCAATACCCTGCAGGATTACCGGCACCGGAAGAAATTCGCAGCCAAAGACGGAGAGCCAGGCGGCAAACGGCGGTGTCACGGCGGAGATGCGGACGACATCATCCTGAAGGTCCCGGAGGGAACCGTGATCAAGGAAGCGGAATCCGGCAAGGTGATCGCTGATATGTCAGGGGAAAACCGCAGGCAGGTGGTGTTAAAAGGCGGCCGGGGCGGCCTTGGCAACCAGCATTTCGCCACCGCCACCATGCAGATCCCCAAGTACGCCCAGCCGGGACAGCCGGCCCAGGAGCTGTGGGTTAACCTGGAACTGAAAGTGATCGCCGATGTAGGCCTGATTGGATTCCCCAATGTAGGGAAGTCCACGCTGCTCTCCAGGGTGACCAACGCCAGGCCCAAGATCGCCAACTATCATTTCACCACGTTGAACCCCAACCTTGGAGTTGTGGATATGAAGGGGGCCAAGGGATTTGTGATCGCAGATATCCCGGGACTCATCGAAGGGGCTTCCGAGGGCGTAGGACTGGGACATGAATTCCTGCGCCACATCGAGCGGACCCGGATGATGATCCACGTGGTGGACGCGGCGGGAAGCGAAGGCCGGGATCCGGTGGAGGATATCTATAAGATCAATGAAGAGCTGAAGGCTTACAATGAGGAGATCGCAGCCCGCCCACAGGTGATCGCGGCCAACAAGACGGACCTGATCTATCCGGAAGGGGAAGATCCGGTGGAGCGGCTTAAGAAGGAGTTTGAACCCCAGGGGATCCGGGTGTTCCCCATCTCCGGGGCGACGGGAGCCGGGATCGAAGAGCTTCTCTACTACGTTTCCCAGAGCCTGGAGAAGCTGAATGAAGAGCCCATCGTCTTCCAGCAGGAATTCTTCCCGGAGGACGAGCTGGTGAT
This window of the Massilistercora timonensis genome carries:
- the obgE gene encoding GTPase ObgE, giving the protein MFADRAKIFIRSGKGGDGHVSFRRELYVPNGGPDGGDGGRGGDVIFEVDEGLNTLQDYRHRKKFAAKDGEPGGKRRCHGGDADDIILKVPEGTVIKEAESGKVIADMSGENRRQVVLKGGRGGLGNQHFATATMQIPKYAQPGQPAQELWVNLELKVIADVGLIGFPNVGKSTLLSRVTNARPKIANYHFTTLNPNLGVVDMKGAKGFVIADIPGLIEGASEGVGLGHEFLRHIERTRMMIHVVDAAGSEGRDPVEDIYKINEELKAYNEEIAARPQVIAANKTDLIYPEGEDPVERLKKEFEPQGIRVFPISGATGAGIEELLYYVSQSLEKLNEEPIVFQQEFFPEDELVIADLPYTVEKDDEGVYVVEGPKIEKMLGYTNLDSEKGFAFFQKFLKDTGILDELEAAGIQEGDTVRMYGLQFDYYK